One window of the Methyloprofundus sedimenti genome contains the following:
- a CDS encoding MerR family transcriptional regulator, whose protein sequence is MYTIKTVATMTGINTETLRAWERRYAAVIPERDGQGRRRYSQEDVERLILLANATRQGFTIGKISGQSKVQLQALLAKNEVLPANNNEALFAGIMAALTEYQMGRCEELLKRALIAMEPLNYVCDVLLPSLQRVGQLWHDGKLSIAQEHMFTACVKRIILSMINNMQLSFSDNTPRIIFATLSGENHEFGILLSSLLAVSQRCNCFYIGTDLPWQELLIASEKIQPAIITLSIVNYPPWTNVIGDLTSLANELPRNIQLWIGGSGADFLFEQQQLPERYIYTSSLNDFNARINRVIRVP, encoded by the coding sequence ATGTACACAATCAAAACTGTAGCTACAATGACGGGCATTAACACGGAAACATTAAGAGCTTGGGAAAGACGTTATGCTGCAGTCATACCCGAACGAGATGGACAGGGAAGAAGACGTTACTCGCAAGAAGATGTAGAGCGTTTAATATTACTTGCAAATGCCACTCGCCAAGGCTTTACCATTGGCAAGATTAGCGGACAAAGTAAAGTTCAGTTGCAAGCTCTTTTGGCAAAAAATGAAGTCTTGCCAGCTAACAATAACGAAGCACTATTTGCTGGCATTATGGCCGCCTTAACTGAATATCAAATGGGACGCTGCGAGGAATTATTAAAGCGTGCTTTAATTGCCATGGAGCCTCTCAACTATGTGTGTGATGTATTATTACCCTCATTACAAAGGGTTGGGCAATTGTGGCATGATGGCAAACTAAGTATTGCTCAAGAACACATGTTTACGGCCTGTGTAAAGCGTATTATTCTAAGCATGATCAATAACATGCAATTATCGTTTTCAGATAACACGCCACGTATCATATTTGCCACTTTGAGTGGTGAAAATCACGAGTTCGGTATTTTATTAAGCTCCCTGTTAGCAGTCAGTCAGCGTTGTAACTGTTTTTATATTGGCACTGACCTGCCCTGGCAGGAACTATTAATAGCGAGTGAAAAAATTCAACCGGCAATTATTACCTTGAGCATAGTCAATTATCCGCCCTGGACTAATGTTATCGGGGATTTAACCAGTTTGGCTAATGAATTACCGCGGAATATTCAATTGTGGATTGGAGGGTCAGGTGCAGACTTTCTATTTGAACAGCAACAATTACCTGAGCGGTATATATACACATCATCATTAAATGATTTCAACGCCCGAATTAACCGGGTAATTCGCGTTCCTTAG
- a CDS encoding Thivi_2564 family membrane protein, producing MNLISLVVVLIVVGMLLWLVNNYIPMEARIKNILNNVVIIAVVLWLLRAFGVLGMFPGPLVSVVISLIVVGLLMWLVNSYIPMDARIKQVLNILVIIAVVLWLLSVFGVLSGIPVFRIGNP from the coding sequence ATGAATTTAATTTCGTTAGTGGTCGTTCTCATCGTAGTCGGCATGCTGCTGTGGTTGGTCAACAACTATATACCGATGGAAGCCCGCATCAAGAATATCCTGAACAACGTCGTAATCATTGCTGTGGTGCTATGGCTACTGCGCGCATTCGGCGTCCTGGGCATGTTCCCGGGTCCACTGGTTTCGGTGGTGATTTCCCTAATCGTCGTCGGTTTGCTGATGTGGCTGGTCAACAGCTACATACCAATGGATGCACGCATCAAGCAGGTATTAAATATCCTGGTGATCATCGCAGTGGTTCTGTGGCTGTTAAGTGTATTCGGGGTTTTAAGCGGAATTCCGGTTTTTCGCATCGGTAATCCTTAG
- a CDS encoding malate dehydrogenase codes for MKLAIIGMGKVGATIAFNIVMKGLCDQLMLANRNIEKAEGDAMDLQHSLAFCQHSMQITSGAIVDVEDSDIVVISASVPTSKKLSSRMALGAANVALFKEIIPGIASNNPDAVLLVVSNPVDALTYLTTKLSGFPTSKVIGLGTLIDSARFRVMLSESEKIHPDDLRAYVLGEHGSNQFPVFSQAVVGSESINDNLLHRELFNKVKEAGFTVYHHKGYTNFAIANAACEVIRTVAYDEHRTMPLCTYFDEWQGVMDNCFSIPVVVGRKGIIRHLHPTLNAIERYDLQSNALRIKDNISQLCDMDS; via the coding sequence ATGAAATTAGCCATCATCGGAATGGGCAAAGTAGGGGCAACGATCGCTTTCAATATCGTCATGAAGGGGCTGTGTGATCAGTTGATGCTTGCCAATCGTAATATCGAAAAGGCAGAGGGAGATGCTATGGATTTACAGCATAGTTTGGCATTTTGCCAGCATTCTATGCAAATAACATCTGGCGCTATTGTTGATGTTGAAGACTCCGATATTGTGGTGATTAGCGCTTCTGTACCTACTTCAAAAAAGTTGAGTTCGCGTATGGCACTGGGTGCAGCTAATGTGGCTTTATTTAAAGAAATTATTCCTGGTATAGCAAGCAACAATCCCGATGCAGTGCTGTTAGTGGTATCTAACCCTGTTGATGCTTTGACTTACTTGACAACTAAATTATCAGGATTTCCTACCTCAAAAGTTATAGGGTTGGGGACTTTAATCGACTCAGCCAGATTTAGAGTTATGCTTTCGGAAAGTGAAAAAATACACCCTGATGATCTACGGGCGTATGTATTAGGCGAGCATGGCTCTAATCAGTTTCCTGTTTTCAGCCAAGCAGTTGTTGGCAGTGAATCTATTAATGACAATTTATTGCACCGCGAGCTATTTAATAAAGTTAAAGAGGCAGGGTTTACCGTCTATCACCATAAAGGCTATACAAACTTTGCTATTGCTAATGCCGCTTGTGAAGTGATTAGAACTGTTGCATATGATGAACATCGCACTATGCCGCTATGTACCTATTTTGATGAATGGCAGGGAGTTATGGATAATTGTTTTAGTATTCCGGTAGTGGTTGGCCGCAAAGGTATAATACGTCACTTACATCCGACATTAAACGCTATAGAACGGTACGATCTACAATCAAATGCACTCAGAATTAAGGATAATATTAGTCAACTTTGTGATATGGATTCGTAA
- a CDS encoding phosphate ABC transporter substrate-binding protein, with translation MKKTGIFTAIMVIIGVAWLFLPLSENDTSPKTDLEKLVLTGSSTVAPLAAEIGKRFESLHPDVRIDVQTGGSSRGVNDARSGLANIGMASRALKENETDLLNFTLALDGISLIIHQTNPVRSLSKQQIIDIYTGKIANWQEVGGNDAPITVVNKAEGRSTLELFLHYFALNNTQVKPHVVIGDNQQGIKSVAGNPDAIGYVSVGSAEYEAMHNVPIKLLPLDGIVASVENVRNRRFPLSRPLNLITRAVPTGIAKEFIEFASSAQVNDLIEAQYFVPVAH, from the coding sequence GTGAAAAAAACAGGCATATTCACAGCAATAATGGTCATCATCGGCGTAGCCTGGCTTTTCTTGCCTCTATCAGAGAATGATACATCTCCTAAAACCGATCTCGAAAAACTGGTCTTAACCGGCTCCAGCACCGTTGCTCCTCTAGCGGCTGAAATTGGTAAACGCTTTGAATCCTTACATCCTGATGTACGGATTGATGTGCAAACCGGAGGTTCATCGCGCGGTGTTAATGATGCGCGTTCCGGGCTTGCCAATATTGGTATGGCATCACGCGCACTCAAGGAGAATGAAACAGATTTGCTGAACTTTACCCTGGCTTTAGACGGTATCAGTCTGATTATTCATCAGACTAATCCAGTCAGATCGCTGAGTAAACAACAAATTATCGACATTTACACCGGTAAAATTGCTAACTGGCAGGAAGTCGGTGGTAACGATGCGCCGATTACCGTAGTCAACAAAGCTGAAGGTCGTTCGACGCTGGAATTGTTTTTGCATTATTTTGCTTTAAATAACACGCAAGTGAAACCGCATGTGGTGATTGGCGATAATCAACAAGGTATTAAAAGCGTTGCCGGAAATCCTGATGCGATTGGCTACGTCTCGGTCGGTTCAGCGGAATATGAAGCAATGCATAATGTCCCGATTAAACTGCTGCCGCTTGATGGTATCGTCGCTTCCGTTGAAAATGTGCGTAACCGTCGCTTTCCTTTATCGAGACCTTTAAACCTCATTACACGCGCAGTACCTACGGGCATAGCAAAAGAGTTTATTGAATTTGCCAGCTCGGCACAAGTAAACGATCTTATCGAGGCACAATACTTTGTTCCTGTCGCGCACTGA
- a CDS encoding IS630 family transposase, translating to MFDIKKSPYDPAKYCDRTKKLKIDYCTEIADISLDKLIFLDEMGAGLNLSPLYGRAPSDQRVYDEAPVAKGQRVSMVGAMTSAGMKTALNFEGTMTGLVFLYFLKHFLCPLLAEGDYVVMDNASVHKVDEIKDLIQKTGAKLIYLPPYSPDLNPIELAWNKIKQYLRKQRPRTVEALYQAYAEGLKCISTDNAQSFVNHSMKFAI from the coding sequence ATATTCGATATAAAAAAAAGTCCGTACGATCCAGCTAAATATTGTGACCGAACTAAAAAGCTAAAAATAGACTATTGCACTGAAATCGCCGATATATCGCTCGATAAGCTCATTTTTCTTGATGAAATGGGCGCAGGACTGAATCTCTCACCTCTTTATGGGCGAGCACCGTCAGATCAGCGTGTTTATGATGAAGCGCCGGTTGCTAAAGGGCAGCGTGTAAGTATGGTCGGGGCAATGACATCAGCCGGTATGAAAACCGCCTTAAATTTTGAAGGAACCATGACAGGACTTGTATTCCTCTACTTTTTGAAGCATTTTCTTTGCCCCTTACTCGCTGAAGGTGACTATGTTGTGATGGATAATGCCTCAGTTCATAAAGTAGATGAAATTAAGGATCTTATTCAAAAGACAGGAGCAAAGCTTATTTACCTACCGCCTTACTCACCTGACCTTAACCCGATTGAATTAGCATGGAATAAAATTAAACAGTACTTACGCAAACAAAGACCACGAACCGTTGAAGCGTTATATCAAGCTTATGCCGAAGGGTTGAAATGCATCAGTACAGATAATGCTCAAAGCTTTGTTAATCACTCAATGAAGTTCGCTATTTAA
- a CDS encoding helix-turn-helix domain-containing protein, with product MPAPYSVDIRKKVLNAIEIDKQSKPDIAKRFAVSYSFVYTLWQHYQETGMIAAKKVGGHVAPKVDEAGALEIKEWLIKKPDLTLNDLCDRYAEHFGISMGKSSMDRALKRMNIRYKKKSVRSS from the coding sequence GTGCCAGCCCCTTACTCAGTCGATATTCGAAAAAAAGTGCTCAATGCTATTGAGATAGACAAACAAAGTAAACCTGATATAGCTAAACGTTTCGCTGTTTCTTATTCTTTTGTTTATACCTTATGGCAACATTACCAGGAAACTGGCATGATTGCAGCCAAAAAAGTAGGCGGGCATGTTGCACCAAAAGTAGATGAAGCGGGTGCTCTTGAGATAAAAGAATGGCTAATAAAAAAGCCTGATTTGACACTAAATGATCTTTGTGACCGATATGCTGAACACTTTGGTATTAGCATGGGGAAAAGTTCAATGGATAGAGCTCTTAAGCGTATGAATATTCGATATAAAAAAAAGTCCGTACGATCCAGCTAA
- the pstC gene encoding phosphate ABC transporter permease subunit PstC, translating into MSTLGALLLATPLGIASALFSRYYAPPAVATGYRRLIELLAGIPSVVYGLWGLTTLAPLIAQLHPPGVSLLTALLILALMILPTIALSVDAALLAVPIAYHQGAAALGLSRWAMIKGVILPAAHSNITSGIMLAAGRAIGETMAVLMVAGNVVQLPHSLFDSVRTLTANIALEMSYAMGDHRAALFVSGLALMLMVLLLVSSAELLKRRSVYV; encoded by the coding sequence ATATCCACGCTGGGTGCCTTGTTGCTAGCCACACCACTTGGCATTGCCTCTGCTTTATTCAGTCGCTATTATGCGCCACCAGCCGTCGCCACAGGGTACCGACGTTTAATTGAATTACTGGCAGGTATTCCTTCTGTCGTTTACGGGCTTTGGGGATTAACCACATTGGCGCCTTTAATCGCGCAACTGCATCCCCCCGGCGTGAGTTTATTGACGGCACTGTTAATACTGGCGCTGATGATTTTGCCCACTATTGCCTTAAGCGTTGATGCAGCGCTCCTTGCTGTTCCCATTGCGTATCATCAAGGCGCGGCAGCACTCGGTTTATCTCGCTGGGCGATGATCAAAGGCGTTATTTTGCCCGCTGCGCATTCAAACATTACGTCGGGCATTATGTTAGCCGCCGGACGGGCGATCGGTGAAACCATGGCCGTCTTAATGGTAGCGGGTAATGTGGTCCAACTGCCGCACAGTCTATTTGATTCGGTGCGTACACTTACTGCTAATATTGCCCTGGAAATGTCTTATGCGATGGGCGATCATCGTGCCGCTTTATTTGTCTCAGGCTTGGCTTTAATGCTGATGGTTTTACTTTTAGTCAGCAGTGCTGAACTATTGAAAAGGCGCTCAGTATATGTCTAA
- the pstA gene encoding phosphate ABC transporter permease PstA, which yields MSKDSVATLLIWLSALLVTAVFLCLLIDIMRQGLAGLSWSYLIEAPQNTGRSGGIGSIIVSTGLILLVAMATSAPLGLGTAILLTEFMPQKSVFAAFVERSLEVLAGIPSIVFGLFGNAFFCIYLGLGFSILSGGLTLACMVLPILISTATQGLRALPNDYRLSTTALGMTRSAALLHLLLPAATPALVAGLMLGIGRAGAETAALIFTSGYVDRMPDSLMDSGRALSIHIYDLSMNVAGGDANANAAALVLITLLFIINSVSTSLANHWMHRKIIRL from the coding sequence ATGTCTAAAGATAGCGTAGCAACTTTGTTAATATGGCTATCCGCGTTGCTGGTAACAGCGGTATTTTTATGCTTACTGATAGATATTATGCGTCAGGGCCTGGCAGGCCTTTCGTGGTCATATCTTATCGAAGCACCTCAAAACACAGGACGTTCCGGCGGAATCGGCTCGATCATCGTGTCAACGGGGTTGATTTTACTGGTTGCTATGGCAACCTCCGCCCCCTTAGGTTTAGGCACTGCGATTCTGCTTACTGAATTCATGCCACAAAAAAGCGTTTTTGCTGCTTTTGTTGAACGCAGTTTAGAGGTGCTGGCAGGCATTCCCTCTATCGTTTTTGGCTTATTCGGTAATGCATTCTTTTGCATTTATTTAGGCCTAGGGTTTTCCATTTTATCGGGTGGCTTAACACTGGCCTGTATGGTGTTACCGATTTTAATTAGTACAGCTACTCAAGGTTTACGCGCGCTACCTAATGATTATCGACTATCGACCACGGCTTTGGGCATGACGCGCAGCGCTGCCTTATTACATTTACTCTTGCCAGCAGCCACCCCTGCCCTTGTTGCTGGCTTAATGTTAGGTATAGGCAGAGCGGGGGCAGAAACGGCCGCGCTGATCTTTACCAGTGGCTATGTCGATCGCATGCCCGATTCATTAATGGATTCGGGGCGGGCATTATCGATACATATTTACGATCTGTCCATGAATGTCGCCGGCGGTGATGCTAACGCTAATGCAGCGGCATTAGTGTTAATCACGCTTTTATTTATAATCAACAGTGTTTCTACTAGCTTGGCTAATCACTGGATGCACAGGAAAATTATCCGCTTATGA
- a CDS encoding phosphate ABC transporter ATP-binding protein — MKPIFIETESVMPLDPAKHKTVQDSYTLGPIQTGPSCCVPKTLFSINNLSLNYGSKPALKNVTLDIYAGCITALIGPSGCGKTSFLSTLNRLTDMIPDCQVTGDIRFNDSDLRDPRLDVLNLRRDIGMIFQKPVPFPLSIRRNIELPLREHGTNKSGELNAIVQQVLQDVGLWDEVKDRLDSSALALSGGQQQRLCIARALALQPKVLLMDEPCSALDPLSSAVVEDLIKRLQGRYTIIIVTHNLAQAKRIANYAGFFWVSERAGCLIEFGQCQQIFESPAHELTAAYVNGSRG; from the coding sequence ATGAAGCCCATATTTATAGAAACAGAATCAGTAATGCCGCTAGACCCGGCCAAACACAAAACTGTGCAGGACAGCTATACTTTAGGACCTATACAAACCGGACCTTCTTGCTGTGTACCGAAAACTTTATTTAGTATTAACAATTTATCACTCAACTACGGCTCTAAACCTGCCTTAAAAAATGTTACTCTGGATATTTACGCAGGTTGTATTACCGCGCTTATCGGGCCATCAGGTTGCGGAAAAACCAGTTTTCTATCGACCTTAAATCGCTTAACCGATATGATTCCTGACTGTCAGGTCACAGGGGATATTCGTTTTAATGACTCCGATTTACGTGATCCACGCTTAGATGTATTAAATTTACGTCGCGATATCGGTATGATTTTTCAAAAACCCGTGCCCTTCCCTTTATCTATCCGGCGTAATATTGAGCTGCCCCTGCGTGAACACGGAACCAATAAAAGCGGTGAATTAAACGCGATTGTGCAACAGGTTTTGCAAGATGTCGGTTTATGGGATGAAGTAAAAGACCGCCTGGATTCATCCGCACTCGCTTTATCCGGCGGCCAGCAACAGCGTTTATGTATTGCCAGAGCCCTGGCTTTACAGCCAAAAGTGTTATTAATGGATGAGCCCTGTAGTGCCTTAGACCCGCTGTCTTCAGCCGTGGTAGAAGATTTAATTAAACGTTTACAGGGGCGTTATACCATCATCATCGTGACCCATAATCTGGCTCAGGCTAAACGGATTGCTAATTACGCGGGATTTTTCTGGGTCAGCGAGCGTGCCGGCTGTTTAATCGAGTTCGGACAGTGTCAGCAAATCTTTGAATCCCCAGCACACGAATTAACGGCGGCTTATGTGAATGGGAGTCGCGGCTAG
- a CDS encoding ElyC/SanA/YdcF family protein, whose product MDNHLTICAILGAGNDDAGNIDSDAIQRCDLAVEMLTSNKQTQLILCGGFGDHFNITDQQHYKYLKKYIESKKSNFEGAILGYVDSYNTIDDIQGINTLLQPLISNSIKLVIITNDYHVLRASILAKKNITSENVTVQFLSVSSLKDVTLLSSRLEHEIRRIKEYLSE is encoded by the coding sequence ATGGATAATCACTTAACTATCTGCGCTATTTTAGGTGCAGGAAATGATGATGCGGGTAATATAGATAGTGATGCGATTCAGCGATGTGACTTGGCAGTTGAAATGCTTACCAGCAATAAACAGACACAATTGATTCTATGTGGTGGGTTTGGTGATCATTTTAATATTACAGATCAACAGCATTACAAGTACCTAAAAAAATATATTGAAAGTAAAAAGAGCAATTTTGAGGGGGCGATTTTAGGTTATGTCGATAGTTATAATACGATTGATGATATACAAGGAATTAACACGCTGCTTCAGCCTCTAATATCCAATAGTATAAAGCTAGTCATTATCACTAACGACTACCATGTACTTAGAGCTTCTATACTAGCCAAAAAAAATATTACATCAGAAAATGTAACTGTACAATTTCTATCCGTCAGTTCATTAAAAGACGTTACATTGCTCAGTAGTCGATTAGAGCATGAAATTAGACGGATAAAAGAGTATTTGAGTGAGTAG
- a CDS encoding sugar phosphate isomerase/epimerase family protein — MKLAISNIAWEQHDDPYILGLLTANGITGIEVAPTKLWANWSGASHKAASKYRKVMMAKGFELPAMQAILFGKPELQLFDKSSHIAFLEHIKLVADLADGFGSKVLVFGAPKNRKRGQTSCSEAADIAAEFFYKAGEICLQHDCCIGLEHNPVEYGCDFVTNVLDAKELVEKVNHEGFKLHVDSAGLHMCGGDIAELIKTVEEFVHYHISEPMLEPIINGEVNQKEGIDALRAINYKNWVSIEMKQPSSVALLEKSLQYVKDIVHG; from the coding sequence ATGAAACTTGCTATTTCAAATATTGCATGGGAACAACACGATGATCCTTATATTTTAGGGCTTTTAACAGCTAATGGCATTACAGGTATAGAGGTTGCTCCTACTAAGCTCTGGGCTAATTGGAGCGGTGCATCACATAAAGCAGCTAGCAAGTATCGAAAGGTTATGATGGCAAAAGGATTTGAGCTTCCTGCAATGCAGGCTATCCTTTTTGGTAAACCTGAATTGCAGCTTTTTGATAAATCTTCACATATCGCTTTTTTAGAGCATATAAAATTGGTCGCTGATTTAGCCGATGGTTTCGGTAGTAAGGTTTTAGTTTTTGGTGCACCAAAAAATAGAAAACGGGGACAAACTTCCTGCAGTGAAGCAGCGGATATTGCTGCCGAATTTTTTTATAAAGCGGGTGAAATATGTTTGCAGCATGATTGCTGCATTGGTTTGGAGCATAACCCGGTAGAGTATGGTTGTGATTTTGTAACTAATGTATTGGATGCTAAAGAATTAGTTGAAAAAGTTAATCATGAAGGATTTAAGCTTCATGTTGATTCTGCTGGACTGCATATGTGTGGTGGTGACATTGCAGAGTTGATAAAAACGGTAGAAGAGTTTGTTCATTATCACATTAGCGAGCCTATGTTAGAACCTATAATTAACGGAGAGGTGAATCAAAAAGAAGGAATTGATGCGCTTCGTGCTATTAATTACAAAAATTGGGTTTCCATAGAGATGAAACAGCCTTCCTCTGTGGCGTTGCTAGAAAAATCGCTTCAATATGTTAAAGATATAGTTCATGGATAA
- a CDS encoding NAD-dependent epimerase/dehydratase family protein, with protein sequence MRTALIGHTGFVGSNLKQQYEFTDFYNSKNYKKMCGQEFDLVVCAGVSAVKWMANKEPETDLANIKALEEVLASVKAKQIILISTIDVYPVTQSKDEDFDCTSIKNHAYGTHRLKFEAFCDNHFSNCIIVRLPGLFGNGLKKNVIFDLLNDNCLEMINVKSSFQFYYLKYLWQDIKKAVKNNIKVINLFTEPVPTNDIVTNFFPSKVLGQEAVPEGHYNLYSKYAHLWGNTDNYVYTKTEMLQQLAEFIEEYNTQQDT encoded by the coding sequence ATGAGAACTGCATTAATAGGGCATACTGGTTTTGTTGGCAGTAATTTAAAACAACAATATGAATTTACAGATTTTTATAACTCAAAAAATTATAAAAAAATGTGTGGTCAAGAGTTTGATCTTGTCGTCTGCGCTGGCGTATCAGCCGTAAAATGGATGGCTAATAAGGAGCCAGAAACTGATCTCGCTAATATTAAAGCACTTGAGGAAGTACTTGCGAGTGTCAAGGCTAAGCAGATTATTCTTATTTCAACAATTGACGTGTACCCCGTAACACAGAGTAAAGACGAAGATTTTGATTGTACTAGTATAAAAAACCATGCTTATGGAACTCATCGATTAAAGTTTGAAGCCTTTTGTGATAACCATTTTAGCAATTGCATTATTGTTAGATTGCCTGGCTTGTTTGGTAATGGCTTAAAGAAGAATGTTATCTTTGACCTGCTTAATGATAATTGCCTGGAAATGATTAACGTTAAATCATCTTTTCAATTTTATTATTTAAAATATCTTTGGCAGGATATTAAAAAAGCCGTTAAGAATAATATTAAGGTGATCAACCTCTTTACAGAACCTGTACCGACTAATGATATAGTCACGAATTTTTTTCCATCTAAGGTTCTCGGACAAGAAGCTGTTCCAGAGGGTCACTATAATTTATATTCAAAATATGCACACCTATGGGGAAATACAGACAATTATGTCTACACTAAAACTGAAATGCTGCAACAGCTTGCAGAGTTTATTGAAGAATATAACACTCAACAGGACACATAA
- a CDS encoding EamA family transporter, producing the protein MTNILIILLSLLMSSTAHVVLKKGMMTHALIAEKPDGIIGLIWTVGTNPWVLGGMFLHVSALVVWLWALSKVDISFAYPFLALGYVLVSSMAWLWLGEELTPMRLRGMGIIIIGVLVLAKAG; encoded by the coding sequence TTGACTAATATATTAATAATTTTGTTAAGTCTTTTAATGTCCTCAACTGCTCATGTGGTTCTAAAAAAAGGCATGATGACTCATGCTTTAATCGCTGAAAAGCCTGATGGAATTATTGGTTTAATATGGACTGTAGGAACAAACCCGTGGGTGTTGGGAGGTATGTTTTTACATGTAAGTGCTTTAGTTGTTTGGCTGTGGGCATTAAGTAAGGTAGATATTAGCTTTGCATACCCTTTTTTAGCGTTAGGTTATGTACTTGTTAGTTCAATGGCATGGCTTTGGTTAGGCGAAGAGTTAACTCCCATGAGACTGCGTGGTATGGGAATAATAATTATTGGTGTTTTAGTGTTAGCAAAGGCTGGGTAA
- a CDS encoding glycosyltransferase family 2 protein — protein sequence MKYEQEKWDLPAFEKQEFSPKQHKYCVCIFVINEGEKFHKQLNNMKYLADEIDIIVADGGSNDGSMDHEKLKSFNVNTLLVKKSAGKLGTQMRMAYAWALKRGYEGVVVIDGNGKDSFEDIPGFMSKLDKGYDHIQGSRFIPGGHHENTPLSRLIGLKVLHVPLMCLASGFKYTDTTNGFRAYSAKLLSDPKISIFRGVFDGYELHYYLAVKAAKQGFKCIEIPVTRKYPATGKVPTKISPIRGNLQVIVRLVKVVIGKYDEK from the coding sequence ATGAAGTATGAACAAGAAAAGTGGGATTTGCCAGCCTTTGAAAAACAAGAATTTTCACCTAAACAACACAAATACTGCGTGTGTATCTTTGTTATTAATGAAGGTGAAAAGTTTCACAAACAATTAAATAATATGAAATATCTTGCTGATGAGATTGATATTATCGTGGCTGATGGTGGTAGCAATGATGGTTCAATGGATCATGAGAAATTAAAAAGTTTTAATGTTAATACACTATTAGTTAAAAAAAGTGCTGGAAAATTAGGCACTCAAATGCGTATGGCTTATGCATGGGCATTAAAACGTGGATATGAAGGTGTTGTAGTTATCGATGGTAATGGGAAAGATAGCTTTGAAGATATTCCTGGTTTTATGAGTAAGTTAGATAAAGGGTATGATCATATTCAAGGATCACGATTTATTCCAGGAGGGCATCATGAGAACACCCCGCTTTCACGATTGATTGGGTTAAAGGTTCTACACGTACCTCTTATGTGCCTGGCATCAGGGTTTAAATATACGGACACGACTAATGGATTTAGGGCTTATAGTGCTAAACTTTTATCAGACCCTAAAATTTCGATTTTCAGAGGTGTATTTGATGGCTATGAGCTGCATTATTATTTGGCGGTTAAGGCCGCAAAGCAGGGATTTAAGTGTATTGAGATTCCTGTCACTAGAAAATACCCTGCTACGGGTAAAGTGCCTACGAAGATTAGCCCAATTCGAGGGAATTTACAGGTTATTGTGCGGTTGGTGAAGGTGGTTATAGGGAAGTATGATGAGAAATAA